In Mycoplasma suis str. Illinois, a single window of DNA contains:
- a CDS encoding thioredoxin family protein, giving the protein MITINSQEELNTLLEKGNVVIDFYADWCPPCRQLMPVLEKLSISDKFRDTIQFVKVNVTQFAELARKYEVSSIPTLVFSSLNKDQVEKHLGFKDEDQLTSLLEQYFT; this is encoded by the coding sequence ATGATTACTATTAATTCTCAAGAAGAACTAAATACACTTCTTGAGAAAGGAAATGTTGTTATAGATTTTTATGCTGATTGGTGTCCTCCTTGCAGACAATTGATGCCTGTACTAGAAAAACTATCTATTAGTGATAAATTTAGAGATACTATCCAATTTGTAAAAGTTAATGTAACTCAATTTGCAGAATTAGCTAGAAAATATGAAGTATCTTCTATTCCTACTCTTGTTTTCTCTTCTTTAAATAAAGATCAAGTAGAAAAGCACCTAGGCTTTAAGGATGAAGATCAACTTACAAGCCTACTAGAGCAATACTTCACTTAG
- a CDS encoding DUF6856 family protein, whose amino-acid sequence MLLGLSKLKALLILGFSSASAGAISIPPILVGDSFEEFLFREFNPAPEKYAMQGVENSDSDSNGVSYTTETRKFSSFPEVKVSNSELIRGTKKYNNGNYVLYFGADSCPNCTNFLYNSIESPKTWLGANKNVYRDGIFYETYSLSKTKSKLRDLKFIFFSDEIPSMDHRNNDDLAGIPWHKWSTTLLSQGRIKDDYIRYDKSAVNFRKIHSLLIYYFGNKVTGIPVVIIYKEGIPFVLHQDKIEELEKDKERTSKNVGSLTESTADNRDIILRYDLFKHLNYIFESKIIWS is encoded by the coding sequence TTGCTATTAGGACTAAGTAAACTTAAAGCTCTTTTAATTTTAGGTTTTAGCTCCGCTAGTGCCGGAGCTATTAGTATTCCTCCAATTCTTGTAGGAGATAGTTTTGAAGAATTTTTATTTAGAGAATTTAATCCAGCTCCAGAAAAATATGCTATGCAAGGGGTAGAGAATAGTGACTCAGATAGTAATGGAGTAAGTTACACAACAGAAACTAGAAAATTTTCTAGTTTCCCTGAAGTTAAGGTATCTAATTCTGAATTAATTAGGGGAACAAAGAAATATAACAATGGAAATTATGTTTTGTATTTTGGGGCAGATTCCTGCCCCAACTGTACAAACTTCTTATATAACTCTATAGAGTCTCCTAAGACTTGATTAGGAGCCAACAAAAATGTTTATAGAGATGGTATCTTTTATGAAACTTACTCTTTATCAAAAACAAAGAGTAAGTTGAGAGATTTGAAATTTATTTTCTTCAGTGATGAGATACCTTCTATGGATCACAGAAATAATGACGATTTAGCTGGAATTCCCTGACATAAGTGAAGTACAACCTTATTAAGTCAGGGAAGAATAAAGGATGACTATATCAGATACGATAAGTCAGCAGTTAATTTTAGAAAGATTCACTCCCTACTTATCTATTACTTTGGAAACAAAGTAACAGGCATTCCTGTAGTAATTATTTACAAAGAGGGAATTCCTTTTGTCTTGCATCAAGACAAAATAGAGGAATTAGAAAAAGATAAAGAGAGAACTTCAAAGAATGTAGGTAGTTTGACTGAATCTACTGCCGATAATAGAGACATAATACTTAGATATGACTTGTTTAAGCATTTAAATTACATCTTTGAAAGCAAAATAATCTGGAGCTAG
- a CDS encoding CHC2 zinc finger domain-containing protein, whose product MSQKSYLDRKKYKVKEVIQNYLSLEKRGRNFWAICPFHDDTRASLSVSEEKNIFKCFSCGVTGDAISFVMKKENIPFNEAVFKAHTLLKFPIEQLSSIKFNSKDYLFKQQLIKFNNFVSEFFINSLNSEEGGEALQYLKEERKLSDFLIQKFKIGFSPAGEKLMNSIEQIRKISEEFKFISDEFLLKTGIFSKSSGTSEKIFPIFQNRIVFPIFSQNQEIIGFTSRRLGNSNLSEAKYIHSRETLLFKKANLLYNLPEINRVSEDSFIYLFEGIFDLLSFQLISPESICFALLGSEMSDNGFRLLTKLPSKKLVIIMDNDQAGRNAALKLFQKMLKYELNSHILPIDYGNNKDLSELYCSGSLIQLPKPVDYIEWIQGNWRDLWKKEEKYITDIISVNQIVHFLLDGLFQRDQRTQKIFLFSDIKYDFAFLQLSRIFSLYDSIEKTQFESEIIERAKQKYIEAINVKAILPQEDSIEIEIASLRRELSTPKDLTGEFSKIVEIIQKLRESNRDLQLISQKLSDWETPFLFQYFENYQLGFSEKEIPFFLELKEVIANFRSDLIVQKTKYLSLQEGEEIEVSSMKDFFELYYSLTEKTIRKALAFIKTWSTPEFPEKKQIIEQIDQDLKDVKQKYASLICRELEELKYLT is encoded by the coding sequence GTGTCTCAAAAGAGCTACTTAGACAGGAAGAAATATAAGGTAAAAGAAGTAATTCAGAATTATCTATCCCTCGAAAAGAGGGGTAGAAATTTCTGAGCAATTTGCCCATTCCATGATGACACAAGAGCATCTCTTTCTGTTTCTGAAGAAAAAAATATATTTAAGTGTTTCTCCTGTGGAGTCACTGGAGATGCTATTTCCTTCGTTATGAAGAAGGAAAATATTCCTTTTAATGAAGCTGTTTTTAAAGCTCACACTTTACTAAAGTTTCCGATTGAGCAACTTAGCTCAATCAAATTCAATTCCAAAGACTATTTATTTAAGCAACAATTAATCAAATTCAATAATTTTGTTTCTGAATTTTTCATTAACTCTCTAAATTCAGAAGAAGGGGGGGAGGCTCTTCAATATCTAAAAGAAGAAAGAAAACTAAGTGATTTCTTAATTCAGAAATTTAAGATAGGGTTTTCTCCCGCGGGGGAGAAATTAATGAATTCAATAGAACAAATTAGAAAAATTTCTGAGGAATTCAAATTCATAAGTGATGAATTCCTCTTAAAAACAGGAATTTTTAGTAAAAGTTCAGGAACTTCTGAAAAAATATTTCCTATTTTTCAAAATAGGATAGTATTTCCAATTTTTTCTCAAAATCAGGAAATAATTGGATTTACTTCCAGAAGATTAGGGAACTCTAATCTTTCTGAAGCAAAATATATTCACTCAAGGGAAACTCTCTTATTTAAAAAAGCTAATTTACTCTACAATCTCCCTGAAATCAATAGGGTTTCAGAAGATTCTTTCATATACCTCTTTGAAGGTATATTTGATCTTTTGTCATTTCAACTAATTTCTCCAGAATCTATCTGCTTTGCACTTCTAGGGAGTGAAATGTCAGACAATGGGTTTCGTTTATTGACCAAGTTACCCTCAAAAAAATTAGTAATTATTATGGACAATGACCAAGCTGGTAGGAATGCAGCTCTAAAGCTATTTCAGAAAATGCTGAAATATGAATTAAATTCCCATATTCTACCAATAGATTATGGGAATAATAAAGACTTATCAGAGCTTTATTGTTCTGGCTCTTTAATTCAATTACCAAAACCTGTAGATTACATTGAGTGAATTCAAGGTAATTGAAGAGATTTGTGAAAAAAAGAAGAAAAATATATTACTGACATTATTTCAGTGAACCAAATAGTTCACTTTCTTCTGGATGGTCTATTCCAAAGAGATCAGAGAACTCAGAAAATATTTTTATTTTCTGATATCAAATATGACTTCGCTTTTCTTCAGTTATCAAGAATATTTAGTCTGTATGACTCAATAGAGAAGACTCAATTTGAGTCTGAAATTATTGAGAGAGCTAAGCAAAAATATATAGAAGCTATAAATGTCAAGGCTATTCTTCCGCAGGAGGATAGTATTGAAATCGAAATAGCTTCTCTTAGGCGAGAACTCTCGACTCCAAAAGACTTAACTGGGGAATTCTCAAAAATAGTTGAAATAATTCAAAAACTTAGAGAGTCTAATAGAGATTTGCAATTAATTTCTCAGAAATTATCTGATTGGGAAACTCCCTTTTTATTTCAATATTTCGAGAATTATCAATTAGGTTTTTCCGAAAAAGAAATTCCTTTCTTTTTGGAACTTAAGGAAGTTATTGCAAATTTCAGAAGTGATTTAATTGTTCAGAAAACAAAATATTTATCACTTCAAGAGGGGGAGGAAATAGAAGTAAGTTCAATGAAAGACTTCTTTGAACTTTACTATTCCCTAACAGAGAAAACAATAAGAAAAGCTCTTGCTTTTATTAAGACTTGATCTACTCCAGAGTTTCCGGAGAAAAAGCAAATAATAGAACAAATAGATCAAGACTTAAAAGATGTGAAGCAAAAATATGCTTCACTAATTTGCAGAGAGTTAGAAGAATTAAAGTATCTAACCTAG
- a CDS encoding aminoacyl--tRNA ligase-related protein: MSTIEKYLIEKGFIYPSSSIYDKLENSWDYGHIGVLLKNNIKNQWVDFFVTKGKDVFLYEGNLLTSREVWEASGHIKNFEKTLVECKSCNVRYELEGKLEKCQKCNSSDFSEPKKFQMIFKSDKYYLRPETAQTIFANIKLIALNSKVNLPFSVAQSGKAFRNEVSPEKTIFRTKEFEQLEFEEFVHPEDAQSTLERQVESIRKFLTEVFEFSPSSFSFESVPKEELPHYSLQNCDLHYNFEFGKEELWGIANRGDFDLKSHQEYSGEKLHFQVEENSKTLVPFVVEHSVGLNRLMLAVIKEKLIDIDGKKWKTLSLPVSLSPYKFAVLPLTKEQLNCSYKLVEYLKSFGLSVILSHKGSIGKRYRKQDEIGTFYCLTLDFEGGSWDSSAFSVTLRIRDNGKQVRVNKNELKEYILSCLSVSKELLRQEEI, encoded by the coding sequence TTGTCTACTATAGAAAAATACCTAATAGAAAAGGGATTTATATATCCCAGCAGCTCTATTTATGATAAGTTAGAAAACTCCTGAGACTATGGTCACATAGGAGTTTTACTGAAAAACAATATAAAAAATCAATGAGTTGATTTTTTTGTAACTAAGGGAAAAGATGTTTTCCTTTATGAAGGAAATCTTCTAACTTCTAGAGAGGTATGGGAAGCTTCTGGACATATAAAAAACTTTGAAAAAACATTAGTGGAGTGTAAGTCCTGTAATGTTCGATATGAATTAGAAGGTAAATTAGAAAAATGTCAGAAGTGTAACTCTTCTGACTTTTCTGAACCTAAAAAATTTCAAATGATTTTTAAATCTGACAAATATTATTTGAGACCTGAAACGGCTCAAACAATATTCGCAAATATCAAGTTAATTGCACTTAACTCTAAAGTCAATTTACCTTTTAGTGTTGCTCAATCTGGAAAAGCCTTCAGAAATGAAGTCTCTCCAGAAAAAACTATTTTTAGAACTAAAGAGTTTGAACAACTAGAGTTTGAGGAATTTGTGCATCCAGAAGATGCACAATCAACTTTGGAAAGACAAGTAGAAAGTATTAGAAAATTCCTAACAGAAGTTTTTGAATTTTCTCCTTCTTCTTTTTCTTTTGAATCTGTTCCGAAAGAAGAATTACCTCACTATTCACTTCAAAATTGTGATCTTCACTACAATTTTGAATTCGGTAAAGAAGAATTATGAGGTATAGCTAATAGGGGAGACTTTGACTTAAAGTCTCACCAAGAATATTCTGGAGAAAAACTTCACTTCCAAGTAGAAGAAAATTCCAAAACTTTAGTCCCATTTGTAGTGGAACACTCAGTGGGACTAAATAGATTAATGCTAGCTGTTATCAAGGAAAAACTAATAGATATAGATGGAAAGAAGTGAAAAACTCTTTCCCTCCCGGTTTCTCTTTCTCCTTATAAGTTTGCTGTACTACCACTTACAAAGGAGCAATTAAATTGCTCCTATAAACTAGTTGAATATCTAAAGAGTTTTGGTCTCTCAGTTATTCTCTCCCATAAGGGTTCTATAGGTAAGAGATATAGAAAACAAGATGAGATAGGAACTTTTTATTGTTTAACCTTAGATTTTGAAGGGGGAAGCTGGGATAGTTCTGCTTTTTCTGTAACTTTAAGAATTAGAGATAATGGGAAACAAGTAAGAGTTAATAAAAATGAATTGAAAGAATATATACTTTCCTGTCTAAGTGTCTCAAAAGAGCTACTTAGACAGGAAGAAATATAA
- a CDS encoding inorganic diphosphatase, whose translation MSKNNIVECFIEIAKHSNLKYECVDGKLKLDRVLFGSMVYPHNYGYISDTLAEDGDPLDVVVLSNFSVTPGTYLDCKILGSLEMVDSGEQDWKVIAIMDADPRLKHINSLDDVPQHWIAELRNFFESYKQLENKKVSLGNFISLEFTLSLIEESKTRWRTQRGE comes from the coding sequence ATGTCAAAAAATAATATAGTGGAGTGCTTTATAGAAATTGCAAAGCACTCCAATCTTAAATATGAGTGTGTTGATGGCAAATTGAAACTAGATAGAGTACTATTTGGTTCAATGGTATATCCGCACAACTATGGATATATTTCTGATACTCTAGCAGAGGATGGAGATCCTCTAGATGTAGTAGTGCTATCTAATTTCTCTGTAACTCCAGGAACTTATTTGGATTGCAAAATTCTTGGTTCTCTAGAAATGGTAGATTCTGGAGAACAAGATTGAAAAGTTATTGCAATTATGGATGCGGATCCAAGACTAAAACATATAAATTCTCTAGATGATGTTCCTCAACACTGAATTGCTGAATTAAGAAACTTTTTTGAAAGTTACAAGCAACTAGAGAATAAGAAAGTTTCCCTTGGAAACTTTATCTCTCTAGAATTTACTCTTTCTTTAATTGAAGAATCAAAAACTAGATGAAGAACTCAAAGGGGAGAATAA
- a CDS encoding MIP family Ig-specific serine endopeptidase, producing the protein MPIFPLLANGIKLFLVLGVGLGGHQIYGVVSGKNFMDDGYFYHLDKMSSNEGKAKLGENKVYNQDSVVDGRANYMYSNDWKEHHAEKVDFHKDWGFTNRMRALRESNYEQESNIYKLIKDHTLKLVMPCQSGTGWLLDFELPQNGKYPTRWFIATNLHVINKFVFKDNPYGASLPITEASKWTHLPSYYSYSRYLGNGYKNYLDSCQASIYNKTSELRLFTEEDVNDREHNDLGNQVSHYYQQNNYNYNPLSDFLGGWNNWSSFNNWSSIERFQNQPRIYTTTVKDPKLVYSAVNFLGPRYTVSGHQVDKEDYFKDFGVLEVNFENEKQAKLITNKVFDKYYKDKLNGNQQVSQERRRAKRNIQSVNLDQNKVNYIDFFAPELMSKYTPQQLAEGKDNFFIGGYPGSVEENLSFSMNQKFKVVDRGRYYSPNYWSWRNYNDVITAEPTKSKLTYFKNDRRYFLPTDYNLTNSKGGIIPGHADLAAIDRNSDSSKINWNGKELSGWGYNYLINNTFLGSGASGSMVLDQTGALLGLYRMYNPGLNYGFVEPVRGSWVVEEKTGKVILPGFDLIAGTGKNVVSYRTQMEKRFNSSLKTYLSSKNWNLKQK; encoded by the coding sequence ATGCCTATTTTTCCTTTACTAGCGAATGGAATTAAGCTCTTTCTAGTACTTGGTGTTGGCCTTGGAGGCCATCAAATTTATGGAGTTGTTTCAGGAAAGAACTTTATGGATGATGGATATTTCTATCATCTTGACAAGATGTCATCTAATGAAGGAAAAGCAAAACTAGGAGAAAACAAAGTTTATAACCAAGATTCAGTGGTGGATGGAAGAGCTAACTATATGTATAGCAATGATTGAAAAGAACATCATGCAGAAAAAGTTGATTTTCACAAAGATTGAGGATTTACTAATAGAATGAGAGCCTTAAGAGAAAGTAATTATGAACAAGAAAGCAATATATATAAATTAATAAAGGATCACACACTTAAATTGGTGATGCCTTGTCAATCAGGTACTGGTTGACTTTTAGATTTTGAATTACCACAAAACGGCAAATATCCTACTAGATGATTTATAGCTACAAACTTACACGTTATTAATAAGTTTGTATTCAAAGATAATCCTTATGGAGCTTCACTTCCAATAACTGAAGCTTCTAAGTGAACACACTTACCTAGTTATTACTCTTATTCAAGATATCTAGGTAATGGATATAAAAATTACTTAGATAGCTGCCAAGCATCTATCTACAATAAGACTTCTGAACTAAGACTATTCACAGAAGAAGATGTAAATGATAGAGAGCATAATGATTTAGGAAATCAAGTTTCTCACTATTATCAACAGAATAATTACAACTACAACCCCCTAAGTGACTTCTTAGGGGGTTGAAATAATTGATCATCTTTCAATAATTGAAGCTCTATCGAAAGATTCCAAAATCAACCAAGAATTTATACAACTACAGTTAAGGATCCTAAATTGGTTTACTCAGCAGTTAACTTCTTGGGCCCTAGATACACAGTATCAGGACATCAAGTAGATAAAGAAGATTACTTCAAGGACTTTGGTGTCCTAGAAGTTAATTTTGAAAACGAAAAACAAGCAAAACTAATAACTAATAAGGTATTTGATAAGTATTACAAAGATAAGCTAAATGGAAATCAACAGGTAAGTCAAGAAAGAAGAAGGGCAAAAAGAAATATTCAATCTGTCAATTTAGACCAAAACAAAGTCAATTACATTGACTTTTTTGCTCCTGAATTGATGAGTAAATATACTCCTCAACAATTAGCAGAAGGTAAAGATAATTTCTTTATTGGTGGTTATCCAGGATCAGTAGAAGAAAATCTTTCTTTCTCTATGAATCAAAAATTCAAAGTAGTTGATAGAGGAAGATATTATAGCCCTAATTACTGAAGTTGAAGAAATTACAATGATGTAATTACTGCAGAACCTACAAAAAGTAAGTTAACTTACTTTAAGAATGATAGAAGATATTTCCTACCTACTGATTACAACTTAACTAACAGTAAGGGAGGAATTATTCCTGGTCATGCTGACCTAGCAGCAATTGATAGAAATTCAGATTCTTCAAAAATAAATTGAAATGGTAAAGAATTATCTGGTTGGGGTTACAACTACCTAATTAACAATACTTTCCTAGGAAGCGGAGCTTCAGGAAGTATGGTATTAGACCAAACAGGAGCTCTGTTAGGCCTCTATAGAATGTATAACCCAGGTCTTAACTATGGATTTGTAGAGCCTGTTAGAGGTAGTTGAGTAGTAGAGGAAAAAACAGGAAAAGTTATTCTTCCTGGATTTGACTTAATTGCAGGAACAGGAAAAAATGTAGTTTCTTATAGAACTCAAATGGAAAAAAGATTTAATTCAAGTCTTAAAACTTATTTAAGTTCTAAGAACTGAAATCTTAAGCAAAAGTAA
- a CDS encoding aspartyl/glutamyl-tRNA amidotransferase subunit C — translation MIFPSLNINTISSIAMIIAANTAIIFAIIFLTHNLLGVVFQIYPGSRLLIETILIKIGGSLYGPVIGMLIGLLTDLLTVILTSSVFNYGYLLAAIFNGFLGGFIFMLRDEHKKSRTMVKYWQNTMFVIGLLTITSVTFYFFFYKSVLKHNSGSDTIALNIFSKSIDFPSWFFPAFLSTILGTIVIGLITTLLMSDKKFFIRHSDSAKKWNIIFRITALNFIAYILVDLITLPLFDIKISTLPYEQFFVMRNIALIPAITFSSFIVWKIFKLNQKLHFTSFKEKLLLPSRSAKTALTGMQYQTNLNY, via the coding sequence TTGATATTCCCAAGTCTAAATATCAATACTATTTCCAGCATTGCAATGATTATTGCTGCAAATACAGCAATAATATTTGCAATTATTTTCTTGACTCACAACCTTTTAGGTGTTGTGTTTCAAATCTATCCGGGAAGTCGTCTATTAATTGAAACAATACTTATAAAGATTGGTGGAAGTCTCTATGGACCAGTTATAGGTATGTTAATAGGTCTTTTGACAGACCTATTAACAGTAATTCTTACTTCTTCAGTATTTAACTATGGATATTTATTAGCAGCCATTTTTAATGGCTTCCTAGGAGGATTTATATTCATGTTGCGAGATGAACATAAAAAATCTAGAACAATGGTTAAATACTGACAAAACACAATGTTTGTAATTGGACTACTAACAATTACTAGTGTTACTTTCTACTTTTTCTTCTATAAGTCAGTATTGAAACACAATAGTGGCTCTGACACAATAGCACTAAATATATTCTCTAAATCTATAGATTTCCCATCATGATTCTTCCCAGCATTCCTATCAACTATTCTGGGAACAATAGTTATAGGACTAATAACTACTCTATTAATGTCTGATAAAAAATTCTTTATCAGACATTCAGATTCAGCTAAAAAATGAAATATCATTTTTAGAATTACAGCTCTAAACTTTATAGCTTATATATTGGTAGATTTGATAACTCTACCACTATTCGATATAAAGATTTCTACTCTACCTTATGAACAATTCTTTGTTATGAGAAATATAGCTTTAATTCCAGCTATAACTTTCTCATCCTTTATAGTTTGAAAGATTTTCAAACTAAATCAAAAACTTCACTTTACTTCCTTTAAAGAAAAGCTACTTCTTCCAAGTAGATCAGCTAAGACTGCTCTTACTGGAATGCAATATCAAACAAATTTAAACTACTAA
- the ruvB gene encoding Holliday junction branch migration DNA helicase RuvB, whose product MNLDLLHTRPTNLSEFIGKPEIVKSLRIGIEVAKKLNKPLEHTLLYGPPGVGKTSLAQIIANEMEVNIKIVPSTNIQTLPDLIGILNSLNDFDVLFIDEIHSLKLEYSEMLYSALEDNVLDLLIGKNYNSKTIRVNLPKFTLIAATTNLGALPKALEERFGYVFFIDCYTEEELIVLIKRVTKMWNLELSEKEILTIVYNSRGIPRNANRILRRVLDYKTINNECEIQEIIKECGFIYMGLTETDIKYLNFLKESLNFTSGIKSIVQGTNIDESTLIKKIEPYLVSKGYISKTNKGRILTDSGEKILGKYKKWKNKVSR is encoded by the coding sequence ATGAATTTAGATTTACTACACACAAGACCTACTAACCTTAGCGAGTTCATTGGAAAACCTGAAATAGTAAAGAGTCTTCGGATTGGAATAGAAGTGGCTAAAAAATTAAATAAACCTCTAGAACACACTTTACTTTACGGACCCCCTGGGGTCGGTAAAACTTCATTAGCACAAATAATAGCTAATGAAATGGAAGTAAATATAAAAATTGTTCCATCAACAAATATTCAAACTCTTCCAGATTTAATAGGTATTCTCAATTCACTCAATGACTTTGATGTTTTATTCATTGATGAAATTCACAGTCTTAAATTGGAATACTCTGAAATGTTGTATTCAGCTCTCGAGGACAATGTCCTCGATTTACTAATTGGAAAAAATTACAACTCTAAAACAATTAGAGTTAATTTACCTAAATTCACTCTAATTGCTGCTACCACAAATTTAGGAGCTTTACCAAAAGCTCTAGAAGAAAGATTTGGATATGTCTTCTTCATTGATTGCTATACAGAAGAAGAATTAATAGTTCTAATTAAGAGAGTTACTAAGATGTGAAATTTAGAACTCAGCGAAAAAGAAATACTAACTATTGTTTACAACTCTAGGGGAATCCCTAGAAATGCAAATAGAATATTGAGAAGGGTTTTGGACTACAAAACTATTAATAATGAATGTGAAATTCAAGAAATCATAAAAGAATGTGGATTTATCTATATGGGATTAACTGAAACAGATATAAAGTATCTAAATTTTTTGAAGGAAAGTTTGAACTTTACTTCTGGAATTAAATCTATAGTTCAGGGAACTAATATAGATGAATCTACATTAATTAAGAAAATAGAACCTTACCTAGTAAGTAAGGGTTATATTTCCAAAACTAATAAGGGGAGAATACTCACAGATAGTGGGGAGAAAATACTTGGAAAATATAAAAAATGAAAAAATAAGGTCAGTAGGTAA
- the ruvA gene encoding Holliday junction branch migration protein RuvA — protein sequence MYYLKCQIISVHKNYLIAESNGKGYKINFADTYSIKEQEEHLIYVFREFKLDTKNQITSQLFGFLSEKEFELFNSLLAIKGIGCKTAQAILTNDWNMMYFLAEREERLKLAELRGFNLKIANLFIYSIKNMKSLKNSFNKHSSSSYSDSKECKEKEVISSLIKIGYKFDDIKRALDIIRESDTELKNDFNSLINECLKTISQIKYH from the coding sequence ATGTACTACTTAAAGTGTCAAATTATCTCAGTGCACAAAAATTATTTAATTGCTGAAAGTAATGGAAAGGGTTACAAAATAAACTTTGCTGATACTTATTCCATTAAGGAGCAAGAAGAGCATTTAATTTATGTGTTCCGAGAATTTAAGCTAGACACTAAAAATCAAATAACTTCCCAATTATTTGGTTTTCTTTCTGAAAAAGAATTTGAATTATTTAACAGTCTATTGGCGATAAAAGGAATAGGTTGTAAAACAGCTCAAGCCATATTAACTAATGACTGAAATATGATGTACTTCTTGGCAGAACGTGAAGAAAGACTAAAACTAGCTGAACTAAGGGGATTCAATCTGAAAATAGCTAATTTATTTATCTACTCAATAAAAAATATGAAGTCACTAAAAAATTCTTTTAATAAACATTCTTCATCCAGTTATTCTGATTCCAAAGAATGTAAAGAGAAGGAAGTTATTTCTTCTCTAATAAAAATTGGATACAAATTTGATGACATAAAAAGAGCTCTAGACATTATTAGAGAAAGCGATACTGAATTGAAGAATGACTTCAATTCGCTAATTAATGAATGTTTAAAAACAATATCTCAAATCAAATATCACTAG